ctggattaggcccctgaaacagactttggacatgcctgtgataGAGCATAGCTCCAGGTGTTATTAACCCAAGCTTCAATTGGTATTTTAGAAGTTTCCTTCCATTGTTGAGCAATAACAAGTAGACGTGAAAGgactctccctcttctcccccccccccccgtgactccATATTTGCTCTAGAGCAGGAGTTCTCAAATTCTGATCCAGATTACCCAGAGCTTTGTTCAGGTGGTACGTGGTGTGTTTTCAAAAGACAATAAAAAACCATACAACACCTAGCACAGTGTGACAATtgttacagcaggcagaaaatccttaagtggtctgccaagacccatAGACCAGTCACATTGGTTTAAAATTATTTAGGTAAAAATTATTTAACACCCTTTGTGGTTTTTGCAGACTCCTATAGATAGATGCTTAAAAGTGTAAGTTAATTTTTATTCCTCTACTAGCCCAACTAGTCTATACAGTCTACAGGCACTAGGTTGAATGTAGGCCATGTACATTTTCCTCTGAATTAAATCCTAGAGGGCCAGCACCTAtgtctttccttcctcttctatCCCAGGCAATGTGCAAAAAGAACATTTTGTCATCTGTTTGGTTTTCTACTCATCTTGCAGATGGGTAGGTTATAGATTTTAAGCCTGGTTGAAGTGGCGTTGGTTATGGTTATGAACATTTTACATGGCAGCTATATGCTGCTTACTCTGAATTAGTCCTATAAAGTCTGGTAGAATGGATATGTGCCAGTGTGTAAATGCTTTGTGGGattaacctataaagccttaaacggctcaggaccacaataccccaAGGACCACATCTTCCGATAAGAACTGACCTGGACTAGGTGGCAAtgtgagaatgggccttttctacagtggctgcctgcttgtggaatgctctccctaggagTCTTGCCTGGTGCCTTACTTACATATTTTTAGGTACCAGATGAAAATTTGGgaaccttctttcatatgtggtggccgtgcccagaaataaaaaaattctgggaCACGATCTAcgaggaaatgatttttttttttactaaaaatcACATTACACAAAAACCCGGAATCATTCCTTCCTCGGATTCTAATTGACAGTATCCCAAAAGAAAgattaaaactatttttttgtgCAGTGACGGCGGCTAGGGTACTAATAGCCTAGTACTGGAAGGATGGCCATATACTAACTAGAGAAGATTGGCTACAGAAGCTGAGCAAGTACTTGGAACTTGCTAAGTTAACTGAAGCCTTAAGGAACAGGTCAAATGAAATAGTCCAGAAGGAATGGGAATGCCTAAATACCTTCCTATCGAGTCAAGGTTCAACAACCAATGTTTCCTTATACCAAGATGAGGAATATATTGAAATACAGAGAAATTGCTTTAGTTGTAAGAAATGAAACACCGTGAGGTCGACGGAAGTCACAAAACCAAAAGTATAATAAAAAGAGATTCACCACAGAAGGGTCAGCGTCTCTGTAGAGAAATGACATTCTAGGCTACCTATTAAAGTTACCTTGTATTATACTTAAGTTCTTACTTTTTGCTTttgctctgttttcttttttacttttcttttctttgtctttttctattttcttttttcctgtttcttttcttttttgtattcacTTGAAATGTTTTTATACTTTGTTTCATTTGTATTTGCATAacaattcaataaaaatatttaagaaagaaaaagaaaatgttctttTTCAATCAGGCCTTAGACTGATAAAACAATCTATtaccctttaaatgtgtttgtggaagggaggttattggggtgtttttttgttactatgttatgtattttgtgttttcattttgaatCCTGTATACAATTCTGATCTTTGGATGAGTTTTAAAGTGGTTTAATGTAAGTTAGCTATCTTAAACCCCagtatttaatacatttatttaacATTCTTTATTTCTAGTAGCTCAAGGTGCCATATTTGGTTCCCCCTAATCACCTCCACAACAATCCTTTGTGGAAAGTTAGGTTGTGAGAGAATTACTGGTCTAAGGTCAGCCGGTGAACTTCAAGGCTATGTGGCAATTTGAACTAGGATTTCCCCAGCCCTGGCCTAAAACTCTAACCTCTATACCTGTCTAGCTGGAGAAATACATTGTCTGTAGAAGTTAACCTAGGATGTAGTTGCAGTACAAAAGTATCTGAATTCTTTAAATTTATATTTCAACAGCTTGTTTTGGTTGGTGACGGTGGTACTGGTAAAACAACATTTGTAAAACGTCACTTGACTGGTGAATTTGAGAAGAAGTATGTAGGTATGTAAATTGTCTTCCTTATTCTGTTATGCTGCTATATTAGTGATATGTAATCTTTTACCTATGTACCTTTTACTTAAGTAAAATAACTTTGATGGCTTATTTTAGCCAAAGTAGATTTCAGTAAAATAAAGTGGTAATGTGTTTTttgtaatgtacagtggtacctctggttacgtacttaattggttccggaggtccgttcttaacctgaagcgttatttctgggttagtggagtctgtaacctgaagcatctgtaacccgaagtactactGTACAAGGTTTTTTGACCATTTACAGTTGTGTGACTTAACACTATAAGTTAAGGGGCATCTGAATTTGTAATACAATTGGATTTTTTCTCTGTTGTCAGTTGATTGATGTTGGAATAGGGGATGGCAGTAGGCAAAATAAATTGGTTCCAGGGAAAAGAATGTACCAGATTATGCAATGAAAACTGCGAAGCTGTAGATCAGGGCTGATGAACCTAATACCAGACTGCAAGTTGCATCAGTCCCAGCCTGGTGTTAGagcccagcaacttctggagagcctTTATGTAAATGGCGGCCTTTAAAGGCAGCGTCACAGGCATCTTAGATCTTTTGttgacaagataaaaaaaatcccattgttGTGGGCAAGTGGTTTATGATGGTCAGTCTTATTAAACAGATGAAGGTGAATATGGATTTATGGAAGTGAAGGATCATATTCTCATGTTTTGTCACACTTGCTGATAGCCTACAGGTCAATATTTCAATTAGAATATGCACTCATGTGACTTCTATATGCAATGTTCCAACAGAGATTTTATGTAATTGCAGCTACTCTGGGTGTTGAAGTTCATCCTCTGGTGTTCCACACTAACAGAGGTCCTATTAAATTTAATGTATGGGACACAGCTGGACAGGAGAAATTTGGAGGTCTGCGAGATGGCTACTACATCCAAGGTAAGCCGTCTGCACAGCTATTTTGACTGATTAACTGCTCAAAGCACATTTTTGCTACCTGAGCAGAGTGTGAAGTGTCTGTAATTTAATTGCAGCAACCTCTAGTTTTATTTTGGCTTTTTGAAGGGCATCTGGCAATGTAAACACTGGCAGCTGCTTGTGAAGGTTCTGGTATGCACCAATGTGTTACGAACATGTTTTAGATTATCACAATTGTGCAGGACTTTAGTTGGAAGACATCAGAAAGTAACTAAATCAACTTAAGCAGAGGTTTTTTTGACGTCTCCatgctttattttgaaatgttgggTTGTGGACTCTTTAATTGTAATAATACAGCTGCTAAGGTTAGTTTTTGAGGTAACACATCAAGGGTCGACGTGTCTGTTAAAGGAGCACCTATAAAATAGTAGATTTCGAGTTTGGATAGCTGTACATTGTGTGAGTTTGATCACCGTTAATTAACTACAAATCGTTTCAACTTTTTAGCTCAATGTGCCATCATAATGTTTGATGTAACATCAAGAGTTACATACAAGAACGTACCCAACTGGCATAGAGATCTGGTACGGGTGTGTGAGAACATCCCCATAGTTTTGTGTGGCAACAAAGTGGATATCAAGGACAGGAAAGTCAAAGCAAAGTCAATTGTCTTCCACAGGAAGAAGAACCTGCAGGTAAGATAAAGTTCTCCTGCTAAAGATAATAGTTAAGATGGGAAGACAAAAGCAGTAGGGTGTGTGTCAGTTGTTTTGGGAAGAAGGAAAGGAGCCACATCCTCTTTAATTTTGGTTTCTTAGTTCACATTACATTTGCTGCTTGCTGTAGAAAATTTTAGATTATGAAATCTACTTCTAAATTCCTTCTGATGATGAGTAGTATGTAAAAGGCTATGTTAAAGGAAGGTTCATTGGAAGATAATTCTGTGTGGCATAAACTTTTGTCAGCTATTTATTTGCATGAAGTTCATCTCAGAACTCCACAGCTGGGTGTATGTTTATGCACATGGATATGACTAGAGGGAAATTGTACCACATGGACACAGAAAATCATTGGTACCATAAGCATTGTGCCAAACTTGAATGTCTATAGGAGGACTGCAACATTCAGAATGGGATTAAGTGGGCGATATCAGCTTTTCAGCATTGTCacgtatcaccagccaaacattatGATACAGTACagtgatacatcacaatgttgaaaagcagagggaggaacaagctacaGCCTATGTGTGCCAGGCACTGGCGGCGGAGGGAGTTAGGCACAGGCAGGCACCACCCATGATACACAGCCATGTGAAGGTgccatcacactggctctcaaacccAGGCCTAGTGGTGATAGTGCACAAGTCTTCTGAGGTTCTATGCAATGTTAATTTCCCACCTTGTAGTGGGAGAGAAATCATTGGGCTTATTTGCCCATTGAGGAAAACCCTTCATGTACCTGCAGGGCTTGTGCCACAGTTAAACAGTTTGTGTTTTAAGCTGCCGCGGAACTTTGTTTCTGCAACAACATATGGACATTTGATTCCTCTCTGGTTTGTTTCTAAATGCGCAATCTCTCTTTTCCTCTAGTACTACGATATTTCAGCCAAGAGTAACTATAATTTTGAGAAACCCTTTCTTTGGCTGGCAAGAAAGCTAATTGGAGATCCCAACTTGGAATTCGTTGCCATGCCTGCTCTTGCACCACCAGAGGTCGTTATGGATCCAGCATTGGCAGCACAGTATGAGCAAGATTTACAGGTAAATGAGCTCATAAAAGGACTTGAGATCATGAGCTGCTTGTTGTTGCCATTGCCTGTAGAATGTTACTAAACctgttttccctctccccccattCCAGATTGCTCAGACCACTGCACTGCCAGATGAAGATGATGACCTGTGAGGGAGTGAAGCTGGAGCCCAGCGTCAGAAGTCTAGTTTTATAGGCAACTGTCCTGTGATGTCAGTGGTGCAGCGTGTTTGCCACTTTATTATTCTAGCTGAGCAGAACATGTGCTTTAATCTTTGAAATGCTGAAAGAGAGAATGGGCTTTGGAGTGAAtgtggcagttaaaaaaaaattccttcatttTGGACCTGCATATTtagctgttttggactgcaatttaCTCCCCATTTTGAGTTTCGAATCTGACTGCTGCAGTCGCATCACAGTATTCAGTGGTAAATCTTGTTTGTTACTGTCATTCCCATTCCTTTTTCTTTAGACCATAATAAAGTTGTATTTCAAATATCCAAGCAAGTGACTCTTCATGAATTTAAGACTAGTTATTCAGAGTCCTCAAAGCTTCAACCAAATTGGGGCAGAGTAAAAACACTTTGAACCCTAAACAGGCCAAGTGCTCTGGCTAGCAGTCAGAGTAAATTCACATTCTGGAAAAGCTGCCACATTTGGATTTAAGACAATTGGATTATGTTGGGGTTGAATTGAAATTGCAGCATTGGGCCTAATCAGTTAGGTCTGCCTTTTGGAGATTTGTCCACAGCACTGTAAAGGCATGCAATAGGAAACAGTTTAGTCACTTGCACATCTGCTTCCCTCACTGGGCTGCAGATAGGCAATATTGTACTGTATATTTGAAGCAGCACTTCCTAGCAAATTAACAGAGCAAGTTTTTTGGGACTTTATTCTTAAGTTACCAGTTCACTTTCCTCTGTACAAGGAGAGGCCGGCCAAATAAAATGTAATACTAAAGCATCATAAAGTGCTGTGCATGTTAACCATTTGTTTAGTGTGTGGGCAGTTTTCATTGTGTGCTGGGAAGGTGGGGCGGTAACCATTTACTCGGCCACAGTTTATATGGAAGCTTCCCTTCAGACATTGAGTGCCTATAGAAGCTTGCTTTCCAGGTCATGAGTTTCATCAGGTGAGCAAAAGGCTTACCTCTTTAGCATTGCACTTCTGAATAAAATCCACCCTGCATAGAAGCTATTCACAATTTTTCAAATGTCTGTGTCTTTTGCTAGCTACTTGGTTTCTGTGGTGGTGAGGCTGGGCCCAAAGCAAGAGAAATGGGAAAGAGAAACGCTGGAAAAAGGAAACGGGGGTGTTTAGGCCCTTAATTTTTTATAAACCATGTCATGAGAGAGATCCTATATTggcaataaatacagtaaaaggaGAGCATGTAGAATGAACACTGCAACAAAGAGTTTATATAAGAATAAATACTCTGGTTGTATGTTAATGTGATTCCAAAGTACATAGTAATAGCAGTTCTTGAGCTAGGGAGTTTCAACAGAAAGTATTCAActaaacctattgaaattaatggacctatctTAGTCATGTTGAGTAATTAGAGTAGCTCTACTCCTGCATCTCAGCCATACTCTGTTCCCACAATTGGTGTGGTGCAGGATTTTAGTGCTATAGTTGCTACTAAATAAGCTATAGCCTTCCAAGCTGCCAAAATCATATCTCCAGGCAATCTTGGGCACAATCTTAGAATGTATGTATGGCAGAGGTTCTGTCAGTGGGCCCAGATCCTAAGAAATTCAACTTAAAACATATAATGAAATGTGAAAGAAATTGTAACTAAATTCTGCTTTAACAAAAATACTGGGATGCTAGGGGCTGTGCCTCTGCTTGCCACTCCCTACCATTCCCACCATATTAACCCACTAGatctttcccttccccctccatgcaactaccgtatattgcggcgtataagacgactgggcgtataagacgacccccaacttttccagttaaaatatagagtttgagatatactcaaccacagattttccacctggcgtataagacaacccccgacttttgagaagattttcctggattaaaaagtagtcttatacgccagaatatactgtactttttACCTCCCCAACTCCCATTTCTGAAACTTCTATTTCACAGCTCCACTGCAACTGGTTTAAGCACCACCCCTGTGTCAcaactcccccctccttttgtgcACCCCTCCCCCGCTTGCACACAAACAACCTGTATGGTAACCTGCATTTTCCTGATCCAACACGTTGCAACTGCTAAGCACACTTTTCACCTATCCAATTAGTGAAGCCACCTCTCCTGTTCAGACCCTTTCACACCCTTTCAATTCCATTCCCATGCCTCCTAACCCTTTGCAGTCCCATTTTCACTTTGCCCCGCATTCCTCCTCTACCCTTCTGCTTATACCCTTTTCAGTTTTCCCTTGCACATAGGTCACCACCATTTTACACGCCTTAATCttattctgcagccccctttgctCACCCCTCCCCATGCTGCTATATGTGTCTTTAAGATGACTAGACTTAAGAGCAGGCCTGTCTGCTTGTTCAGCTAGAGAAGGTTGAAGTTCAGTAGGTGAATGTACTTCCATGACTGTTTGCTTGTGAATAAAACATACTTTCTAAAGTCGTTTGAATTAGGAACTTCATGTTGAAGGCAACACATGGTATCGGAAATGAAATACAATGTGGGGTggtactgtaatttttttttgggggggggtgcatataTCCTCACAGCTTCAAGCCCCTCCCATATTCTCTCAGTTCTCTGGACCTGCCTCATATCCTGGGTCTTGTTTAAATTCAAACCTCTGCTATTGTTGAAAGCTGCCATTTCAGAatctcttttccttccctttcctcccctgcccTGGCTTCATGCAAAGGATATGGTACCACAAATCCTCCAATGGTGACTTCAATGGCAGCCTTAGGTTTTTGTGTATACAGGGGGGAAAGTGCACATTGTAGTTTAATGGtatatcaatcaatcactttatttcagctttaagctcatataaaacaatactaagagAAATACATTAAATTTAAacattaatgacaataaaagccttaataaagatacaaaaatatgggaattataaggaaatttcactttccaaacagcagtccattgcgtcgcttatatgtcagaacagaagttaaaaatttcgccatttgaagagttacatactgatctgtatcttgcaataagaaaGCAAGATAAAAGTCTGCCGCATTCCCAGGCAATTTATGGATTAATGGTAACAATAAGTTCTTCCGAACAGCACAATATAAAGGACATATAAGCACTATATGTTGAAGTGTTTTGATCGATCTATTATCACAGGAACATAAAACTGAGACTTGACCTCTAGAAAATTATGAAAAAGGGTGTTGGAAGGGAAAGCATTGAAACGCGCTTTGATAAAAGCAAAACGATGActggcaaaagagagagatgataggTAAGATGGCACATGAGTTGGTGGAATGACGCCCAACTGACGCGGGgaacatagccccccccccccaagcataagATTACACTGCCACTCTATGTCATCCAATCTTTGATTAATAATTTTCCTTGCTAAGGTAAGATCATAGTTAAAGACTTCTATGGGCGAGATTCCAATAGGTAAAAGGAGGAAGAGGCCGAGTGGTGgcggctctgccaatcaaaccaGCGTGCGGCGTTTTATTGGCAGAGACGTTCCCACGCTGTGTTGAGGTAAACCAGGCAcggcgtttgattggcagagccgcTGCCGTTCAACCTCTTCCTGACGCCATTGCCAGGAATCTTGGCTTTGTGTTGGGTTCCAGCTTTGTGGCATGGGCCGGATTTACAAGCCTGGGGGGCCGCATCCagcacccgggccttagtttgccgacccctgtgatatatcctctttgggctctggggtaGAAGAAAAAGCACTGCACGCTTGGCCAACCACCCAGGAGCCAAATGCTAGTGAAGGATCCAGTTATGGCTACTGGAACTATCCACCTCTGCTGTAATTTTAAAACGATCCGTTTCCCCGCAGTTTCCagggtttttgtgtgtatgtgtgatccAAGCAGGGCTTGGCTGGACGAGCCCTGTCACAGCTCCAGTGCAGGCCAGGTGCGATGTGCTCTTGTGAAAGTTGCTCATTTCTGAGCTGGTTGGAGCAAAGGCTGCTGCAGCCAAGGCCTGATGGAGAGCAGAAAAATGATcgactttaaaagagaaatattcCCACCGTGCTGAGAGCCCACATGATGGAGCTATGCACCCATGCAAGCTCTGCAACTTGAGATGACGAACTGCACCTGCCTTTTAGCCGAACTTTTATATATGTCAACTGTATTAAGCTGCAGCACAGGGTAGCTTAAAACATCcaaagaaaagggagaggaagtAATAGCCGTCCTCTgtccctcctgttgtttccagtgGGAGGAGaagcatttaatatttatttgttcattatttgTTGCTTACTAAAAAAATTGCTTAAAGTcacttaaatgtgttttttttaaagaaagaaaaaatacagtGCCAAATTCAAAACGCACCAGAAGATAAAAAGAACATTAACTAAAAACGTTCATCCTACAGTAACAGActactgctccatctagctcagtgttgtcaacactgactggcagcagctctccagagtttctggCAGGGATGCTCtgccagccctagctggagatggtgaggattgaacctgggaccttctgcatgcaaggcagaagctctgccactgagctatgccctaAAGACCAGCATCGCCTCTGTTACGTTTTTCTCTTTATAAACGAAAAGTGTGAAGCCAGTTCTCAGAATGGTGTCAACACATTGTGCAGGCAGCTGTTTGTGCCATATTTCTCCTGTTCCCACCTCCCTCACTCCACACAATGCCTTTGCACGTCTTTCCTCCTTAATTATATCCACTTGCAACCACAACCTCTTGCTGTGACATCTCAAGCGAGTTAATGCCCCTTTTATGCCTGGTCGCCTTTCCTGTTGTACTGCAAAAACAAAGGAAGTTAAAAATATATGTTATATATTGTCTTGTATATATATAAGCAGGGCAAAGAAAGCAGCACATTACAAATAAAAGGAACATCAGCAAGTGGAGCTTTCGTTTACACACTCTATTGAAGTGGCTTAGCAGGGTGCATTAAGGATGTCTTAAAATGTGTATGAGGCTGGCAGTCAATGaaggctggttgttgttgttgtttaatcgtttagtcgtgtccgactcttcaggaccccatggaccagagcacgccaggcactcctgtcttccactgcctcctgcagtttggtcagactcatgttggtagcttcgagaacactgtccaaccatctcctcctctgtcatccccttctccttgtgccctccatctttcccaatatcaggatcttttctaggcagtcttctcttctcatgaggtggcccaagtattggagcctcagcttcaggatctgtccttccagtgtgcactcagggctgatttccttcaggatggataggtttgatcttctggcagtccatgggactctcaagagtcttctccagcaccataattcaaaagcatcaattcttcggcgatcagtcttctttatggtccagctctcacttccatacatcactactgggaaaaccatagctttaactatacggacctttgttggcaaggtgatgtctctgctttttaagatgctgtctaggtttgtcattgcttttctcccaagaaggaggcgtattttaatttcatgactgctgtcaccatctgcagtgattatggaaCCAGCCTGCAACTTAAAGACCAGGAACTGGAAACCTCACAGCCAAATTCACCCCCATTAAGGAATACCAGCTGACCCC
This is a stretch of genomic DNA from Lacerta agilis isolate rLacAgi1 chromosome 17, rLacAgi1.pri, whole genome shotgun sequence. It encodes these proteins:
- the RAN gene encoding GTP-binding nuclear protein Ran, whose translation is MAAPQGEPQVQFKLVLVGDGGTGKTTFVKRHLTGEFEKKYVATLGVEVHPLVFHTNRGPIKFNVWDTAGQEKFGGLRDGYYIQAQCAIIMFDVTSRVTYKNVPNWHRDLVRVCENIPIVLCGNKVDIKDRKVKAKSIVFHRKKNLQYYDISAKSNYNFEKPFLWLARKLIGDPNLEFVAMPALAPPEVVMDPALAAQYEQDLQIAQTTALPDEDDDL